From a single Budorcas taxicolor isolate Tak-1 chromosome X, Takin1.1, whole genome shotgun sequence genomic region:
- the CBLL2 gene encoding LOW QUALITY PROTEIN: E3 ubiquitin-protein ligase CBLL2 (The sequence of the model RefSeq protein was modified relative to this genomic sequence to represent the inferred CDS: inserted 3 bases in 2 codons; deleted 1 base in 1 codon; substituted 2 bases at 2 genomic stop codons): protein MNWSPAAEKEFECNGRGWYDGKGDELLGRKKTFPECIREDIKINMIGEKDDLPVHLCDKCYLPIKIFVSVVPCRHAFCYYCANLYKKDGXICLGCSIPMLQIEEHQQGSIFLCSIGXECRKTYLFQRELEAHIKYHNXRAKKFVTCAPLXKVHPCIASPTTEIPEMLLDKDHRSHIPPELCTNMSPPPVQCVSHKLRNQPHEDLHAPPRIAPLVHQEIVSISAREHSNLQIAPIQGDSDSGAEELSPPDQYLLTSILTVKVNQRYCPLLWCIQSNMHYPHLLYH from the exons ATGAATTGGTCACCTGCTGCTGAGAAAGAATTTGAATGTAATGGCAGAGGGTGGTATGATGGTAAAGGGGATGAACTgttgggaagaaagaaaacatttcctgaATGCATTCGGGAGGACATTAAGATAAACATGATAGGGGAAAAGGATGATTTACCAGTTCATTTATGTGACAAATGTTATTTGCCTATTAAAAtctttgtg tctgttgttccatgtcgg CATGCTTTTTGCTATTACTGTgctaatttatataaaaaagatgG GATATGTCTGGGCTGTAGTATTCCTATGCTGCAAATTGAGGAGCAT CAGCAAGGTTCTATCTTCCTATGTAGCATTGGGTAAGAGTGCAGGAAAACTTATTTGTTTCAAAGAGAGTTAGAAGCTCATATCAAGTACCACAATTAAAGAGCTAAAAAATTTGTTACCTGTGCTCCAC AAAAAGTTCACCCTTGTATTGCTTCACCAACAACTGAAATCCCTGAAATGCTGCTAGACAAGGACCATAGGAGCCATATTCCACCAGAGTTGTGCACCAATATGTCACCACCTCCTGTGCAATGTGTATCACACAAGCTCAGAAACCAGCCACACGAGGATCTTCATGCTCCTCCCAGAATTG CTCCTTTGGTCCATCAGGAAATCGTTAGTATTTCAGCAAGGGAACACAGCAATTTACAAATCGCCCCTATTCAGGGTGACTCAGATTCTGGTGCCGAAGAACTCTCACCTCCTGACCAGTACCTGCTCACCAGCATCCTGACTGTCAAAGTTAACCAGAGGTATTGCCCCCTTCTATGGTGCATCCAGAGCAACATGCACTACCCACATCTCCTCTACCACTAG